One part of the Anaeromyxobacter sp. Fw109-5 genome encodes these proteins:
- a CDS encoding efflux RND transporter permease subunit, translated as MIKAIIRFSAENKYLVVAATLVALLGSAWAMRHIPLDAVPDLSDTQVIVYSKWDRSPDIVEDQVTYPITTALLGAPKVKAIRGFSDFGFSYVYVIFEDGTDMYWARTRVLEYLSKITPQLPQGVTTELGPDATSVGWVYQYALVDRTGRHSSDELRSFQDWFLRYAVQSVPGVSEVATVGGQVRQYQITVNPNALATYKLPLDAVVNAVRTGNNDVGGRLVEFSGREYMVRGRGYVKSIADLENLVLRSEGGTPVLVKDVATVALGPEMRRGVADLDGEGDVVGGIVVMRHGENALNVIERIEAKLEEVKPSLPEGVELVTTYDRSELIEEAISTVKHKLVEEIIVVSIIILVFLWHIPSAIIPIITIPVSVALSFIPMYFMGINANLMSLAGIAISIGVLVDGAIVEVENAYNKIHHWLKDGRKGDFHHVRLEALLEVGPGVFFSLLVIAVAFMPVFTLVDQEGRLFRPLAFSKNLAMAIAAFLAITLDPAMRMMFARIDDFTFKPRWLAWLANKALVGTYYSEEAHPISRALHRVYEPPCRFVLRHPRATILASVLLVVTTIPVYLSLGSEFMPQLREGTILYMPSAVEPGMSVAEAQQALQVQDKLLKTFPEVERVFGKAGRANTSTDPAPFTMMETTLILKPQSEWREKPRWYSSWAPDWLKAVLRPIWNDRISHEELENEMDAALQLPGISNAWTMPIKGRLDMLSTGIRTPIGIKISGADLKTIEQIAKETEAVVKKVPGTRSVYAERVAGGYFLDFVLKREQLARYGLTVDDANMMVMTAVGGDNQSTTVEGRERYGINVRYARDYREDLSALRRVLLPLPSGQGQIPMEEIADVVLAQGPAMIRNENGLLSGYVYVDFDTSKIDVGGYVDEAKKAVAAGVDLPTGYNMSWSGQYENMLRVKERLKLIIPITLVLIFGLLYMNTKSSFKAALVMAAVPFSAVGAVWLLWALDYNVSIAVWVGIIALMGLDAETGVFMLLFLDLSHDEYKAKGLLRTRGDLVEAIVHGAVKRVRPKAMTVFAAMLGLLPIMWSIGTGADVMKRIAAPMIGGLVTSFVMELLVYPPVYYLWKKKEVSDEDTMTAIAA; from the coding sequence ATGATCAAGGCCATCATCAGGTTCTCCGCGGAGAACAAGTACCTCGTCGTCGCGGCCACGCTCGTGGCCCTGCTCGGCTCCGCCTGGGCGATGCGGCACATCCCGCTCGACGCGGTCCCCGACCTCTCCGACACCCAGGTGATCGTCTACTCGAAGTGGGACCGGAGCCCCGACATCGTCGAGGACCAGGTCACCTACCCGATCACCACCGCGCTCCTCGGGGCGCCGAAGGTGAAGGCGATCCGGGGCTTCTCCGACTTCGGCTTCAGCTACGTGTACGTGATCTTCGAGGACGGCACGGACATGTACTGGGCGCGCACGCGCGTGCTCGAGTACCTCTCGAAGATCACCCCGCAGCTGCCGCAGGGCGTGACGACCGAGCTCGGCCCGGACGCGACGAGCGTGGGCTGGGTCTACCAGTACGCGCTCGTCGATCGGACCGGACGCCACTCGTCGGACGAGCTCCGGTCCTTCCAGGACTGGTTCCTGCGCTACGCGGTGCAGAGCGTCCCGGGCGTGTCCGAGGTCGCGACCGTCGGCGGGCAGGTGCGCCAGTACCAGATCACCGTCAACCCCAACGCCCTCGCGACCTACAAGCTGCCGCTCGACGCGGTCGTGAACGCCGTCCGCACCGGGAACAACGACGTCGGCGGGCGGCTCGTCGAGTTCAGCGGCCGCGAGTACATGGTCCGCGGGCGCGGCTACGTGAAGAGCATCGCGGACCTCGAGAACCTCGTCCTGCGCTCGGAGGGCGGCACGCCCGTCCTCGTGAAGGACGTCGCCACCGTCGCCCTCGGCCCCGAGATGCGCCGCGGCGTGGCCGACCTGGACGGCGAGGGCGACGTCGTGGGCGGCATCGTCGTGATGCGCCACGGCGAGAACGCGCTGAACGTCATCGAGCGGATCGAGGCCAAGCTCGAGGAGGTGAAGCCGTCGCTGCCGGAGGGCGTCGAGCTCGTCACGACCTACGACCGGTCGGAGCTCATCGAGGAGGCGATCTCCACGGTGAAGCACAAGCTGGTCGAGGAGATCATCGTCGTCTCGATCATCATCCTCGTCTTCCTGTGGCACATCCCCTCCGCGATCATCCCGATCATCACCATCCCGGTGTCGGTCGCGCTCTCGTTCATCCCCATGTACTTCATGGGGATCAACGCGAACCTCATGTCGCTCGCCGGCATCGCCATCTCCATCGGCGTGCTCGTGGACGGCGCCATCGTCGAGGTGGAGAACGCCTACAACAAGATCCATCACTGGCTGAAGGACGGGAGGAAGGGCGACTTCCACCACGTCCGGCTGGAGGCGCTGCTCGAGGTCGGGCCGGGGGTGTTCTTCTCGCTGCTCGTGATCGCCGTGGCGTTCATGCCGGTGTTCACGCTCGTCGACCAGGAGGGGCGCCTGTTCCGCCCCCTCGCCTTCTCGAAGAACCTCGCGATGGCGATCGCGGCCTTCCTGGCGATCACGCTCGACCCCGCGATGCGCATGATGTTCGCGCGGATCGACGACTTCACCTTCAAGCCGCGCTGGCTCGCCTGGCTCGCGAACAAGGCGCTCGTCGGCACCTACTACTCCGAGGAGGCCCACCCGATCTCGAGGGCGCTCCACAGGGTGTACGAGCCGCCCTGCCGGTTCGTCCTGCGCCACCCCAGGGCCACCATCCTCGCGAGCGTGCTCCTCGTCGTGACCACCATCCCCGTGTACCTGTCGCTCGGCTCCGAGTTCATGCCGCAGCTGCGCGAGGGGACGATCCTCTACATGCCCTCGGCGGTCGAGCCCGGCATGTCCGTGGCGGAGGCCCAGCAGGCGCTCCAGGTGCAGGACAAGCTGCTGAAGACGTTCCCGGAGGTGGAGCGCGTGTTCGGGAAGGCCGGCCGCGCCAACACCTCCACCGACCCGGCGCCCTTCACGATGATGGAGACCACGCTCATCCTGAAGCCGCAGTCGGAGTGGCGCGAGAAGCCGCGCTGGTACTCGTCCTGGGCGCCGGACTGGCTGAAGGCCGTGCTGCGGCCGATCTGGAACGACCGGATCAGCCACGAGGAGCTCGAGAACGAGATGGACGCGGCGCTGCAGCTGCCCGGGATCTCGAACGCCTGGACGATGCCCATCAAGGGCCGGCTCGACATGCTCTCCACGGGGATCCGCACACCCATCGGGATCAAGATCAGCGGCGCCGACCTGAAGACCATCGAGCAGATCGCGAAGGAGACCGAGGCCGTCGTGAAGAAGGTGCCCGGCACGCGGAGCGTCTACGCGGAGCGCGTCGCGGGCGGCTACTTCCTCGACTTCGTCCTCAAGCGCGAGCAGCTCGCCCGCTACGGGCTCACGGTGGACGACGCGAACATGATGGTCATGACCGCGGTGGGCGGGGACAACCAGTCCACCACCGTCGAGGGGCGCGAGCGCTATGGCATCAACGTCCGCTACGCGCGCGACTACCGCGAGGACCTGTCGGCCCTGCGCCGCGTGCTCCTGCCGCTGCCGAGCGGCCAGGGCCAGATCCCGATGGAGGAGATCGCGGACGTCGTGCTCGCGCAGGGCCCGGCCATGATCCGGAACGAGAACGGGCTGCTCTCCGGGTACGTCTACGTGGACTTCGACACCTCGAAGATCGACGTCGGGGGCTACGTCGACGAGGCGAAGAAGGCGGTCGCGGCCGGCGTGGACCTGCCCACCGGGTACAACATGAGCTGGAGCGGTCAGTACGAGAACATGCTGCGGGTGAAGGAGCGGCTGAAGCTCATCATCCCCATCACGCTCGTGCTCATCTTCGGCCTGCTCTACATGAACACGAAGTCGTCGTTCAAGGCGGCGCTGGTGATGGCGGCCGTCCCGTTCTCGGCGGTCGGTGCGGTCTGGCTCCTCTGGGCGCTCGACTACAACGTCTCGATCGCGGTGTGGGTCGGGATCATCGCGCTCATGGGGCTCGACGCGGAGACCGGCGTCTTCATGCTCCTGTTCCTCGACCTCTCGCACGACGAGTACAAGGCGAAGGGGCTCCTCCGCACCCGCGGCGATCTCGTCGAGGCCATCGTCCACGGCGCCGTGAAGCGCGTCCGCCCGAAGGCGATGACGGTCTTCGCCGCCATGCTGGGCCTGTTGCCCATCATGTGGTCCATCGGAACGGGCGCGGACGTCATGAAGCGCATCGCCGCCCCGATGATCGGCGGGCTCGTGACCTCGTTCGTGATGGAGCTGCTCGTGTATCCTCCCGTTTACTACCTGTGGAAGAAGAAGGAAGTGAGCGACGAGGACACGATGACGGCCATCGCCGCCTGA
- a CDS encoding copper resistance protein B, translated as MIMDDRPRRSLARRARWIVLPFLAALASPAGAQVMDSQLHWLALVDQLELAPNREGTPVVVDATGWAGGDLNRVWIRAEADPETERASGELQAEALYGRLISPYWDALAGVRVDHRWGGGSATRAQLALGVEGLAPYWFELAPTLYVSHDGDVSAELEAEYELLLTQRTILQPRLEVHLAVQDVPQFGVGSGLSDLELGARVRYELRRELAPYVGVAWHQAFGDTADLARDAGEDVSNVSFVGGVRVWY; from the coding sequence ATGATCATGGATGATCGGCCCCGCCGCTCCCTCGCCCGGCGCGCCCGCTGGATCGTCCTGCCGTTCCTCGCGGCGCTCGCATCCCCGGCCGGCGCGCAGGTGATGGACTCGCAGCTCCACTGGCTCGCGCTCGTCGATCAGCTGGAGCTCGCGCCGAACCGCGAAGGGACGCCGGTCGTCGTGGACGCGACCGGCTGGGCGGGGGGCGACCTGAACCGGGTCTGGATCCGCGCGGAGGCCGACCCGGAGACGGAGCGCGCGTCGGGAGAGCTCCAGGCGGAGGCGCTCTACGGGCGGCTCATCTCGCCGTACTGGGACGCGCTCGCGGGCGTCCGGGTGGATCACCGCTGGGGCGGCGGGTCCGCCACGCGCGCGCAGCTCGCGCTCGGGGTCGAGGGGCTCGCGCCGTACTGGTTCGAGCTCGCGCCGACGCTCTACGTCAGCCACGACGGCGACGTCTCCGCCGAGCTCGAGGCGGAGTACGAGCTGCTGCTCACGCAGCGAACCATCCTGCAGCCTCGCCTCGAGGTGCACCTCGCGGTGCAGGACGTGCCGCAGTTCGGCGTCGGCTCCGGCCTCAGCGACCTCGAGCTGGGCGCCCGGGTCCGCTACGAGCTCCGGCGCGAGCTCGCGCCGTACGTCGGCGTCGCCTGGCACCAGGCCTTCGGCGACACCGCGGATCTCGCGCGCGACGCCGGAGAGGACGTCTCGAACGTCTCCTTCGTCGGCGGCGTGCGCGTCTGGTACTGA
- a CDS encoding copper resistance system multicopper oxidase: MSEAPGAHESNPRGGITRRRFVQCVAQAGAAVSLGLAPGREARARPAGATGAPPVLDASAGPIDLRVERTRVEIGGRRGEAVTLNGVLPAPLLRFQEGREAVIRVLNTLDEDTSIHWHGVLVPNAMDGVPQVNFPGIRPGETFVYRFPVRQYGTYWYHAHSAFQEQLGHYGPLVIEPRRGSPFTWDREHVVLLSDWTFEDPHRIFAKLKKQPDYYNFQKRTVGDFFRDLGRKGLGATLRDRAEWGRMNMNPTDLADVTGATYTYLVNGIAPDGGWTASFRPGERVLLRFINASASTFFDVRVPGLAMKVVEVSGQWVEPVDTEEIRIAIAETYAVLVEPSEDRAYAIFAEALDRSGFAQATLAPRAGLRPPTPERRRRALLTMADMGMAHGAMGGMEGMQEGGRGHGGERAGGAAHAGHAAAASAGPRPPGALPEPRPHGPDSHGPGNAAIPMMTRSRLEEPGIGLGDDGRAVLTYAALRAREPRPDFRAPDREIELHLTGNMERFMWSIDGVKYSDAEPIRVRPGERIRLTLVNDTMMNHPMHLHGMWMELENGHGERIPRVHTVNVKPAERMSLLFTADAPGPWAFHCHVLYHMEAGMFRVVQVSERGATEPARREERGAEEPGHDHG; encoded by the coding sequence ATGAGCGAGGCTCCCGGAGCGCACGAGTCGAACCCGCGCGGCGGGATCACGCGGCGGCGCTTCGTCCAGTGCGTCGCCCAGGCCGGGGCCGCGGTGAGCCTCGGCCTCGCGCCGGGCCGCGAGGCGCGGGCCCGGCCCGCGGGAGCCACGGGAGCGCCCCCGGTGCTCGACGCGAGCGCCGGTCCCATCGACCTCCGCGTCGAGCGCACGCGCGTCGAGATCGGCGGACGGCGTGGCGAGGCGGTCACCCTGAACGGCGTGCTCCCCGCGCCGCTCCTGCGCTTCCAGGAGGGGCGCGAGGCGGTGATCCGCGTCCTCAACACGCTCGACGAGGACACCTCGATCCACTGGCACGGCGTCCTCGTCCCGAACGCGATGGACGGCGTTCCCCAGGTGAACTTCCCCGGGATCCGGCCGGGCGAGACGTTCGTGTACCGCTTTCCCGTTCGGCAGTACGGCACGTACTGGTATCACGCTCACTCCGCGTTCCAGGAGCAGCTCGGCCACTACGGGCCGCTCGTCATCGAGCCGCGGAGGGGATCGCCGTTCACCTGGGATCGCGAGCACGTGGTGCTGCTCTCGGACTGGACGTTCGAGGACCCGCACCGGATCTTCGCGAAGCTCAAGAAGCAGCCCGACTACTACAACTTCCAGAAGCGCACGGTCGGCGACTTCTTCCGCGACCTCGGCAGGAAGGGCCTCGGGGCGACCCTCCGCGATCGGGCCGAGTGGGGCCGCATGAACATGAACCCGACGGACCTCGCGGACGTCACCGGGGCGACGTACACGTACCTCGTGAACGGGATCGCTCCGGACGGCGGCTGGACCGCCTCGTTCCGGCCCGGCGAGCGCGTCCTGCTCCGGTTCATCAACGCCTCGGCGAGCACGTTCTTCGACGTCCGGGTCCCCGGCCTCGCGATGAAGGTCGTCGAGGTGAGCGGCCAGTGGGTCGAGCCGGTCGACACCGAGGAGATCCGGATCGCCATCGCCGAGACGTACGCGGTGCTGGTGGAGCCGAGCGAGGACCGCGCCTACGCGATCTTCGCCGAGGCGCTCGACCGGAGCGGGTTCGCCCAGGCGACGCTGGCGCCGCGCGCCGGGTTGCGCCCCCCCACGCCGGAGCGCCGGAGGCGCGCGCTGCTGACCATGGCCGACATGGGCATGGCCCACGGCGCGATGGGCGGCATGGAGGGGATGCAGGAGGGCGGCCGCGGACACGGGGGAGAGCGAGCAGGTGGCGCCGCGCACGCGGGGCACGCCGCCGCGGCGTCCGCGGGGCCGAGGCCGCCGGGCGCGCTCCCGGAGCCGAGGCCGCACGGGCCCGATTCCCACGGCCCCGGCAACGCCGCGATCCCGATGATGACTCGCAGCCGGCTCGAGGAGCCGGGCATCGGGCTCGGCGACGACGGCCGCGCCGTCCTCACCTACGCGGCGCTCCGCGCGCGCGAGCCACGACCCGACTTCAGGGCGCCCGACCGGGAGATCGAGCTCCACCTCACCGGCAACATGGAGCGGTTCATGTGGTCGATCGACGGCGTGAAGTACTCGGACGCCGAGCCGATCCGGGTGCGCCCCGGCGAGCGCATCCGGCTCACGCTCGTGAACGACACGATGATGAACCACCCCATGCACCTGCACGGGATGTGGATGGAGCTCGAGAATGGGCACGGCGAGCGGATCCCGCGCGTACACACCGTGAACGTCAAGCCAGCGGAGCGCATGTCGCTGTTGTTCACGGCCGACGCCCCCGGCCCGTGGGCGTTCCACTGCCACGTCCTCTACCACATGGAGGCGGGCATGTTCCGCGTGGTCCAGGTCTCCGAGCGCGGAGCGACGGAGCCCGCGCGGCGGGAGGAGCGCGGCGCGGAGGAGCCCGGCCATGATCATGGATGA
- a CDS encoding RsmB/NOP family class I SAM-dependent RNA methyltransferase, with the protein MRPASEERLHEIPWGALAGRAAALDGALAEILAGAPAERIVDRVLRADRGLSREARRALAEALFGVGLWRRRLYAQLGDGAAPARLLLAALLRDLAGRDDAETLAELPPGALPPPRPPPGALADRASLPDWLAGELVAAAGEEAGALADALNLPGPLCLRVNLLRATPAVAAARLAGEGVATRPGLLAPGCLVVASSRPNVYGLGAHREGLVEVQDEGSQLLGALVGARPGESVLDACAGAGGKTLLLAAEVGPAGRVHAVDPDLARLERLRVRAARAGAAGIVALDGAAPAGGLRVDRALVDAPCSELGALRRGPDLRWRLDPAAFAALPPLQLEILERAAACVKPGGRLVYATCTFRRAEDEEVAIAFERAHPEWTRIVPSVGASTVTGDGFVRTWPHRHGTDGFFGAVWKR; encoded by the coding sequence ATGCGACCCGCGAGCGAGGAGCGGCTCCACGAGATCCCCTGGGGCGCGCTCGCCGGACGAGCCGCGGCGCTCGACGGGGCGCTCGCGGAGATCCTCGCGGGGGCGCCGGCCGAGCGGATCGTGGATCGCGTCCTCCGCGCCGACCGCGGCCTCTCCCGCGAGGCCCGCCGCGCGCTCGCGGAGGCGCTCTTCGGCGTGGGGCTCTGGCGCCGCCGGCTCTATGCGCAGCTCGGCGACGGCGCCGCGCCGGCTCGCCTGCTCCTCGCGGCGCTGCTGCGCGATCTCGCCGGTCGCGACGACGCGGAGACCCTCGCGGAGCTCCCTCCCGGCGCGCTCCCGCCCCCGCGACCGCCGCCCGGCGCGCTCGCCGATCGCGCCTCGCTCCCGGACTGGCTCGCCGGCGAGCTCGTCGCCGCGGCCGGCGAGGAGGCGGGGGCGCTCGCGGACGCCCTGAACCTCCCCGGCCCGCTCTGCCTGCGGGTGAACCTCCTCCGCGCGACGCCCGCGGTGGCCGCCGCGCGGCTCGCCGGCGAGGGAGTCGCGACGCGCCCCGGCCTCCTCGCGCCGGGCTGCCTCGTCGTCGCCTCGTCCCGGCCCAACGTCTACGGGCTCGGCGCGCACCGCGAGGGGCTCGTGGAGGTGCAGGACGAGGGGAGCCAGCTCCTCGGCGCGCTCGTGGGCGCGCGACCAGGGGAGTCGGTCCTCGACGCCTGCGCCGGCGCCGGAGGGAAGACGCTCCTGCTCGCGGCCGAGGTGGGCCCCGCGGGCCGCGTCCACGCCGTCGACCCGGACCTCGCCCGGCTCGAGCGGCTCAGGGTGCGGGCAGCGCGCGCGGGCGCCGCCGGGATCGTGGCCTTGGACGGGGCGGCGCCGGCGGGCGGGCTCCGCGTGGACCGCGCCCTCGTCGACGCGCCGTGCTCGGAGCTCGGGGCGCTTCGCCGCGGGCCGGACCTGCGCTGGCGGCTCGACCCGGCCGCGTTCGCCGCCCTCCCGCCGCTCCAGCTCGAGATCCTCGAGCGGGCCGCGGCCTGCGTGAAGCCCGGAGGACGGCTGGTCTACGCGACCTGCACGTTCCGGCGAGCGGAGGACGAGGAGGTGGCGATCGCGTTCGAGCGGGCACACCCGGAGTGGACCCGGATCGTACCGAGCGTCGGTGCGTCGACGGTGACGGGCGACGGGTTCGTGCGCACGTGGCCGCACCGGCACGGAACGGACGGATTCTTCGGGGCGGTGTGGAAGCGATGA
- the ilvD gene encoding dihydroxy-acid dehydratase, with the protein MRSDTIKKGFERAPHRSLLRATGLTDADFDKPFIGIANSHVDIIPGHFFLQEYGRIAKDEIRKAGGVPFEFNTIGVDDGIAMGHAGMLYSLPSRELIADSIETMMNAHSLDALLCIPNCDKIVPGMLMGALRVDVPTVFCSGGPMKAGRMADGTAIDLTTAFEAVGKRALGQMSDAELYEIECKACPSGGSCSGMFTANSMNVLCEAMGVALPGNGTALALTPEREALLRRAARRAVEIAGDERFRLRRIVNADAIHNAMVVDMAMGGSSNTVLHMLAIAREAGVEFGLRQIEAVAAKVGHIAKIAPSLSTVHIEDVHRAGGVPAVLHEVARRGGVVREDALTVTGETVGERIRGAEIKDRSVIHPLEEAYSAVGGLAVLFGNLAPEGAVVKTAGIQPSMRKFTGRAICFDSQEEAIAGIMGGKVKPGHFVVIRYEGPRGGPGMQEMLAPTSLIMGMGLGEQVALATDGRFSGATRGACVGHVSPEAAEGGPLALVQDGDAVTIDVEARALTVDVPDAELARRREGFRPKRKEIRSSWLKRYALLVSNASAGAVMKTEL; encoded by the coding sequence GTGAGAAGCGACACCATCAAGAAGGGGTTCGAGCGGGCGCCCCATCGCAGCCTGCTCCGCGCGACCGGCCTCACCGACGCCGACTTCGACAAGCCGTTCATCGGGATCGCGAACAGCCACGTCGACATCATCCCCGGCCACTTCTTCCTCCAGGAGTACGGCCGGATCGCGAAGGACGAGATCCGCAAGGCGGGCGGCGTCCCCTTCGAGTTCAACACCATCGGCGTCGACGACGGGATCGCCATGGGCCACGCCGGCATGCTCTACAGCCTGCCGTCGCGCGAGCTCATCGCCGACTCGATCGAGACGATGATGAACGCGCACAGCCTCGACGCGCTCCTCTGCATCCCGAACTGCGACAAGATCGTGCCGGGCATGCTGATGGGCGCGCTGCGCGTGGACGTCCCCACCGTGTTCTGCTCGGGCGGGCCGATGAAGGCGGGGCGCATGGCCGACGGCACCGCGATCGACCTCACCACCGCGTTCGAGGCGGTCGGCAAGCGCGCGCTCGGCCAGATGAGCGACGCCGAGCTGTACGAGATCGAGTGCAAGGCGTGCCCCTCGGGCGGCTCGTGCTCGGGGATGTTCACCGCCAACTCGATGAACGTGCTCTGCGAGGCGATGGGGGTCGCGCTGCCCGGCAACGGCACGGCGCTCGCGCTCACCCCCGAGCGCGAGGCGCTGCTCCGTCGCGCCGCGCGCCGCGCCGTCGAGATCGCCGGCGACGAGCGCTTCCGCCTCCGGCGGATCGTGAACGCCGACGCGATCCACAACGCGATGGTCGTCGACATGGCCATGGGCGGCTCGTCCAACACGGTGCTGCACATGCTCGCCATCGCGCGCGAGGCGGGGGTCGAGTTCGGCCTCCGCCAGATCGAGGCGGTGGCGGCCAAGGTCGGCCACATCGCCAAGATCGCGCCGTCGCTCTCGACCGTGCACATCGAGGACGTCCACCGCGCGGGCGGGGTCCCCGCCGTGCTGCACGAGGTGGCGCGGCGCGGGGGCGTGGTCCGCGAGGACGCGCTCACCGTGACCGGCGAGACGGTCGGCGAGCGGATCCGCGGCGCCGAGATCAAGGATCGCAGCGTCATCCACCCGCTGGAGGAGGCCTACTCCGCGGTCGGGGGGCTCGCCGTGCTGTTCGGCAACCTGGCGCCGGAGGGCGCGGTGGTGAAGACCGCCGGCATCCAGCCCTCGATGCGGAAGTTCACCGGCCGGGCGATCTGCTTCGACTCGCAGGAGGAGGCGATCGCCGGGATCATGGGCGGAAAGGTGAAGCCCGGGCACTTCGTCGTCATCCGCTACGAGGGGCCGAGGGGCGGGCCGGGCATGCAGGAGATGCTCGCGCCGACCTCGCTCATCATGGGCATGGGGCTCGGCGAGCAGGTCGCGCTCGCCACCGATGGCCGCTTCTCCGGAGCGACGCGCGGCGCGTGCGTCGGCCACGTCTCCCCGGAGGCCGCCGAGGGCGGCCCGCTCGCGCTGGTGCAGGACGGCGACGCGGTGACGATCGACGTCGAGGCGCGCGCCCTCACCGTGGACGTGCCCGACGCCGAGCTCGCCCGGCGGCGCGAGGGCTTCCGCCCGAAGCGCAAGGAGATCCGCTCCTCCTGGCTCAAGCGCTACGCGCTGCTCGTGTCGAACGCGTCGGCGGGCGCGGTGATGAAGACCGAGCTGTAG
- a CDS encoding CoA pyrophosphatase, which produces MAPRAPTFEEAIARVRAALGARPARGLEVPGFRRAGVLVPILARASGPTLLFTRRTDTLPHHKGEISFPGGGCAPLESAPAAALREANEEVGLAPRAVEVIGALDDVPSIARYVVTPVVAAVAAPPPSFVPAAGEVSEPFELPLARLLDPANRRASLWDPARLPPEAAAALLEVQLPFEEVDAATGRWRVWSFHVDPARIVWGLTARVLAELLDRAFGAEPLRR; this is translated from the coding sequence GTGGCCCCCCGCGCACCGACCTTCGAGGAGGCGATCGCCCGCGTGCGCGCCGCGCTCGGCGCGCGGCCGGCGCGTGGGCTCGAGGTCCCTGGCTTCCGCCGCGCCGGCGTCCTCGTCCCGATCCTGGCGCGCGCCTCCGGGCCGACCCTGCTCTTCACCCGCCGCACCGACACCCTCCCGCACCACAAGGGAGAGATCTCCTTCCCTGGAGGCGGCTGCGCTCCGCTCGAGTCGGCGCCGGCCGCGGCGCTCCGCGAGGCGAACGAGGAGGTGGGCCTCGCGCCCCGCGCCGTCGAGGTCATCGGCGCGCTCGACGACGTGCCGAGCATCGCGCGCTACGTCGTGACGCCGGTGGTCGCCGCCGTCGCCGCTCCGCCGCCGAGCTTCGTGCCCGCGGCGGGAGAGGTGTCGGAGCCGTTCGAGCTGCCGCTCGCGCGCCTGCTCGATCCGGCGAACCGGCGCGCGTCGCTCTGGGACCCGGCCCGCCTGCCGCCGGAGGCGGCCGCGGCCCTCCTCGAGGTGCAGCTCCCGTTCGAGGAGGTGGACGCCGCGACCGGGCGTTGGCGCGTGTGGTCCTTCCACGTCGATCCTGCGCGGATCGTGTGGGGGCTCACCGCGCGAGTGCTCGCCGAGCTCCTGGATCGCGCGTTCGGGGCAGAGCCCCTGCGGCGGTGA
- a CDS encoding HEAT repeat domain-containing protein — MIAPLALALALLAPPDATPPGAASPDAPICAPQESGACDPAVRAKTLALLGAMDRPVRPETWRALGPGAEPVLAEVAASDGLPSRRALALEGLAALGGARAEALHRSVARDEHEPRAVRRAAVRGLGRLVPAERLDATLRPLLERDPDRAVRAGAAEVLSRRSPAASCAAIRAQARREGSSGRSLFSRALAACER; from the coding sequence ATGATCGCTCCCCTCGCCCTCGCGCTCGCCCTCCTCGCGCCGCCCGACGCGACCCCGCCCGGCGCCGCGAGCCCGGACGCGCCGATCTGCGCGCCGCAGGAGAGCGGCGCCTGCGACCCGGCGGTGCGCGCGAAGACGCTCGCCCTGCTCGGCGCGATGGATCGGCCGGTCCGCCCGGAGACCTGGCGCGCGCTCGGCCCCGGGGCGGAGCCGGTGCTCGCGGAGGTCGCCGCGTCGGACGGGCTGCCGTCGCGGCGCGCCCTCGCGCTCGAGGGGCTCGCCGCGCTCGGCGGCGCGCGGGCGGAGGCGCTGCACCGCTCGGTCGCGCGGGACGAGCACGAGCCGCGCGCGGTCCGCCGCGCCGCGGTCCGGGGACTCGGACGGCTCGTCCCCGCCGAGCGGCTCGACGCCACGCTTCGCCCGCTCCTCGAGCGCGACCCCGATCGCGCGGTGCGCGCCGGCGCCGCCGAGGTCCTGTCGCGCCGGTCGCCGGCGGCCTCCTGCGCCGCGATCCGCGCCCAGGCGCGCCGCGAGGGGAGTTCCGGCCGCTCCCTGTTCTCCCGCGCCCTCGCCGCCTGCGAGCGGTAG